A genomic window from Solanum stenotomum isolate F172 chromosome 10, ASM1918654v1, whole genome shotgun sequence includes:
- the LOC125842407 gene encoding transcription factor bHLH157-like isoform X1 has protein sequence MCDSMAKETLKSLCRSHGWSYGVFWGFDQTNSLLLTLQDAYYEEQMGSVIDEMLLQVHILGRGMIGQTAFTKKHKWMFSAANHERQISIGSSHNSNLLLDDNEFEQQFSAGIKTIAVISVEPLGVLQFGSTNKLQESTCFVDQARTLFQGIGGSPTSSICENLHFVNSTVFPTANNESLMKESCFLEELIQSVTCNAESQIMNSDVATTFLSENQFQDVNQFNNCSSQFDTQLQQAMFPSAGLFTGFHDSSLTSTWEDLPSYMSIQDFGYVLPTGTNQFEYGTGATQSFHESTTFGSLGGFGVFANEDTTGPLNGYIVQCPINQGNDGVVSTINDNILDTTGIISASAGINEQFRFNSDSDASVSIQSSITNAFETVEKANCSNMSPFEKMTNLVGVKHDSKKPCNWGDVSNPVVSTSNSGWTYSNANELRSRPANRLFSKLGLDQFLDGASSSSYSFAGSVSDGQLSETNKRRRIESSSGCNYLQKPLGFSSFDKNTKLVQPECGLDGTSNLEAKSEVMTKLDASTLIGDRCSINDCKGNEKSSKLTKKKAKPGTRPIPKDRQLIYERLSELRGLIPNGEKMSIDRLLHRTVKHLLFLQGVTKHAEGLKKAESLKQDSKTRLNSKSNGNGVTWACEIGDQTMVCPLIVEDLSTPGQMLIEILCNEQGFFLEMVDIIRGFGLNILKGVMESRETKMWAHFVVKAEGNRLVTRHEIFSSLVQLLHLTSASEVGLNNQLQYTSGGRNTLINDCPNSAVPISGCLPETIRCVR, from the exons ATGTGTGATTCTATGGCAAAAGAGACACTCAAGAGCCTTTGTAGAAGCCATGGATGGTCTTATGGAGTTTTCTGGGGATTTGATCAGACTAATTcttt ATTATTAACATTGCAAGATGCATACTATGAGGAACAAATGGGATCtgtgattgatgaaatgcttctGCAAGTCCATATTCTTGGTCGAGG GATGATTGGCCAAACAGCATTTACTAAGAAACATAAATGGATGTTTTCAGCTGCTAATCATGAAAGGCAGATCTCCATTGGATCATCTCATAATTCCAACTTACTCCTG GATGATAATGAGTTTGAACAACAATTTTCAGCAGGGATCAAG ACAATTGCTGTAATATCTGTCGAACCACTGGGTGTTCTGCAATTTGGTTCTACTAATAAG CTTCAAGAGAGCACATGTTTTGTGGATCAAGCAAGAACACTTTTCCAGGGGATAGGAGGGTCACCGACTTCATCAATCTGCGAGAATCTGCATTTTGTGAATTCCACTGTTTTTCCAACTGCAAACAATGAAAGTTTGATGAAGGAATCATGTTTTCTAGAAGAGCTCATTCAATCGGTAACATGCAATGCGGAAAGTCAGATAATGAATTCTGATGTAGCTACAACATTTTTGAGTGAAAACCAGTTTCAGGATGTGAATCAGTTCAATAATTGCAGCAGCCAATTTGATACTCAACTACAGCAAGCAATGTTCCCATCTGCTGGGTTGTTTACCGGCTTCCACGATTCCTCTTTGACGTCAACCTGGGAAGATCTCCCATCATATATGAGCATACAAGATTTTGGTTATGTCCTTCCCACGGGGACAAACCAATTTGAATATGGCACAGGTGCAACTCAAAGCTTTCATGAGAGCACAACATTTGGTTCCTTAGGTGGATTTGGAGTATTTGCAAATGAGGATACTACTGGCCCTCTAAATGGATATATCGTTCAATGTCCCATCAACCAGGGGAATGATGGAGTAGTTAGTACTATCAATGATAACATATTAGATACGACGGGAATCATCTCAGCCTCTGCTGGTATAAATGAGCAGTTTAGGTTCAATTCAGACAGTGATGCTTCTGTTTCAATTCAAAGTTCTATCACCAACGCCTTTGAAACTGTTGAAAAAGCAAACTGTTCAAACATGTCTccctttgagaaaatgactaatttGGTTGGTGTAAAGCATGATTCTAAAAAACCATGTAACTGGGGTGATGTTTCGAACCCTGTTGTTAGCACTTCCAACTCTGGATGGACCTATAGTAATGCTAATGAACTCAGGTCCAGGCCAGCTAACAGGTTATTCTCCAAACTGGGACTAGACCAGTTTCTGGATGGTGCCTCGAGCAGCTCTTATTCATTCGCTGGATCTGTTTCCGATGGACAGTTGTCAGAAACAAATAAGAGACGAAGAATTGAAAGTTCTTCAGGATGCAATTATCTTCAAAAGCCCCTTGGTTTTTCTAGCTTTGATAAGAATACAAAGTTGGTGCAGCCTGAATGTGGTCTAGATGGGACAAGCAACCTCGAAGCCAAGAGTGAGGTCATGACAAAGTTGGATGCAAGTACATTAATTGGAGACAGATGTAGCATCAATGATTGCAAAGGCAATGAAAAATCCTCAAAGCTTACCAAGAAGAAGGCTAAACCAGGGACTCGGCCTATTCCTAAAGATCGGCAGCTGATCTATGAACGTCTTTCAGAGTTGCGAGGGCTCATCCCTAATGGGGAGAAG ATGAGCATTGATCGCTTATTACACAGAACTGTAAAGCACTTGCTTTTCTTGCAAGGTGTCACTAAACATGCCGAAGGACTCAAAAAGGCTGAAAGTTTGAAG CAGGATTCAAAAACTCGGTTAAACTCCAAGTCTAATGGTAATGGAGTTACATGGGCATGTGAAATTGGTGATCAAACAATGGTTTGTCCGCTGATAGTTGAGGACCTTAGTACACCTGGTCAAATGCTTATAGAA ATACTGTGCAATGAACAAGGCTTCTTTCTGGAGATGGTAGATATAATCCGAGGCTTTGGCTTGAACATATTGAAGGGAGTGATGGAGTCTCGCGAGACAAAGATGTGGGCACACTTTGTTGTTAAGGCTGAG GGTAACCGGCTAGTAACAAGACACGAGATTTTTTCATCTCTTGTTCAGCTTTTACACTTGACAAGTGCTAGTGAAGTTGGTCTGAATAATCAGCTTCAGTATACATCCGGTGGAAGGAATACTCTAATAAATGATTGTCCAAACTCTGCTGTGCCGATATCTGGCTGCTTACCTGAAACAATCCGATGTGTAAGATAG
- the LOC125842407 gene encoding transcription factor bHLH157-like isoform X2, producing MCDSMAKETLKSLCRSHGWSYGVFWGFDQTNSLLLTLQDAYYEEQMGSVIDEMLLQVHILGRGMIGQTAFTKKHKWMFSAANHERQISIGSSHNSNLLLDDNEFEQQFSAGIKTIAVISVEPLGVLQFGSTNKLQESTCFVDQARTLFQGIGGSPTSSICENLHFVNSTVFPTANNESLMKESCFLEELIQSVTCNAESQIMNSDVATTFLSENQFQDVNQFNNCSSQFDTQLQQAMFPSAGLFTGFHDSSLTSTWEDLPSYMSIQDFGYVLPTGTNQFEYGTGATQSFHESTTFGSLGGFGVFANEDTTGPLNGYIVQCPINQGNDGVVSTINDNILDTTGIISASAGINEQFRFNSDSDASVSIQSSITNAFETVEKANCSNMSPFEKMTNLVGVKHDSKKPCNWGDVSNPVVSTSNSGWTYSNANELRSRPANRLFSKLGLDQFLDGASSSSYSFAGSVSDGQLSETNKRRRIESSSGCNYLQKPLGFSSFDKNTKLVQPECGLDGTSNLEAKSEVMTKLDASTLIGDRCSINDCKGNEKSSKLTKKKAKPGTRPIPKDRQLIYERLSELRGLIPNGEKMSIDRLLHRTVKHLLFLQGVTKHAEGLKKAESLKDSKTRLNSKSNGNGVTWACEIGDQTMVCPLIVEDLSTPGQMLIEILCNEQGFFLEMVDIIRGFGLNILKGVMESRETKMWAHFVVKAEGNRLVTRHEIFSSLVQLLHLTSASEVGLNNQLQYTSGGRNTLINDCPNSAVPISGCLPETIRCVR from the exons ATGTGTGATTCTATGGCAAAAGAGACACTCAAGAGCCTTTGTAGAAGCCATGGATGGTCTTATGGAGTTTTCTGGGGATTTGATCAGACTAATTcttt ATTATTAACATTGCAAGATGCATACTATGAGGAACAAATGGGATCtgtgattgatgaaatgcttctGCAAGTCCATATTCTTGGTCGAGG GATGATTGGCCAAACAGCATTTACTAAGAAACATAAATGGATGTTTTCAGCTGCTAATCATGAAAGGCAGATCTCCATTGGATCATCTCATAATTCCAACTTACTCCTG GATGATAATGAGTTTGAACAACAATTTTCAGCAGGGATCAAG ACAATTGCTGTAATATCTGTCGAACCACTGGGTGTTCTGCAATTTGGTTCTACTAATAAG CTTCAAGAGAGCACATGTTTTGTGGATCAAGCAAGAACACTTTTCCAGGGGATAGGAGGGTCACCGACTTCATCAATCTGCGAGAATCTGCATTTTGTGAATTCCACTGTTTTTCCAACTGCAAACAATGAAAGTTTGATGAAGGAATCATGTTTTCTAGAAGAGCTCATTCAATCGGTAACATGCAATGCGGAAAGTCAGATAATGAATTCTGATGTAGCTACAACATTTTTGAGTGAAAACCAGTTTCAGGATGTGAATCAGTTCAATAATTGCAGCAGCCAATTTGATACTCAACTACAGCAAGCAATGTTCCCATCTGCTGGGTTGTTTACCGGCTTCCACGATTCCTCTTTGACGTCAACCTGGGAAGATCTCCCATCATATATGAGCATACAAGATTTTGGTTATGTCCTTCCCACGGGGACAAACCAATTTGAATATGGCACAGGTGCAACTCAAAGCTTTCATGAGAGCACAACATTTGGTTCCTTAGGTGGATTTGGAGTATTTGCAAATGAGGATACTACTGGCCCTCTAAATGGATATATCGTTCAATGTCCCATCAACCAGGGGAATGATGGAGTAGTTAGTACTATCAATGATAACATATTAGATACGACGGGAATCATCTCAGCCTCTGCTGGTATAAATGAGCAGTTTAGGTTCAATTCAGACAGTGATGCTTCTGTTTCAATTCAAAGTTCTATCACCAACGCCTTTGAAACTGTTGAAAAAGCAAACTGTTCAAACATGTCTccctttgagaaaatgactaatttGGTTGGTGTAAAGCATGATTCTAAAAAACCATGTAACTGGGGTGATGTTTCGAACCCTGTTGTTAGCACTTCCAACTCTGGATGGACCTATAGTAATGCTAATGAACTCAGGTCCAGGCCAGCTAACAGGTTATTCTCCAAACTGGGACTAGACCAGTTTCTGGATGGTGCCTCGAGCAGCTCTTATTCATTCGCTGGATCTGTTTCCGATGGACAGTTGTCAGAAACAAATAAGAGACGAAGAATTGAAAGTTCTTCAGGATGCAATTATCTTCAAAAGCCCCTTGGTTTTTCTAGCTTTGATAAGAATACAAAGTTGGTGCAGCCTGAATGTGGTCTAGATGGGACAAGCAACCTCGAAGCCAAGAGTGAGGTCATGACAAAGTTGGATGCAAGTACATTAATTGGAGACAGATGTAGCATCAATGATTGCAAAGGCAATGAAAAATCCTCAAAGCTTACCAAGAAGAAGGCTAAACCAGGGACTCGGCCTATTCCTAAAGATCGGCAGCTGATCTATGAACGTCTTTCAGAGTTGCGAGGGCTCATCCCTAATGGGGAGAAG ATGAGCATTGATCGCTTATTACACAGAACTGTAAAGCACTTGCTTTTCTTGCAAGGTGTCACTAAACATGCCGAAGGACTCAAAAAGGCTGAAAGTTTGAAG GATTCAAAAACTCGGTTAAACTCCAAGTCTAATGGTAATGGAGTTACATGGGCATGTGAAATTGGTGATCAAACAATGGTTTGTCCGCTGATAGTTGAGGACCTTAGTACACCTGGTCAAATGCTTATAGAA ATACTGTGCAATGAACAAGGCTTCTTTCTGGAGATGGTAGATATAATCCGAGGCTTTGGCTTGAACATATTGAAGGGAGTGATGGAGTCTCGCGAGACAAAGATGTGGGCACACTTTGTTGTTAAGGCTGAG GGTAACCGGCTAGTAACAAGACACGAGATTTTTTCATCTCTTGTTCAGCTTTTACACTTGACAAGTGCTAGTGAAGTTGGTCTGAATAATCAGCTTCAGTATACATCCGGTGGAAGGAATACTCTAATAAATGATTGTCCAAACTCTGCTGTGCCGATATCTGGCTGCTTACCTGAAACAATCCGATGTGTAAGATAG
- the LOC125842271 gene encoding aluminum-activated malate transporter 10-like, which produces MNAINSAEWRIRMAGGSFENLAPESSLVTRMYLSFERFLKNLILIVRRFLEKSWNIGKNEPRKVIHCLKVGIALSVVSLFYYMRPLYNGVGGTAMWAVMTVVVVFEYTVGATLYKCLNRATGTFCAGFLAIGIHWIANQSGKRFEPIIMGVSIFILASAATFTRFIPAVKARFDYGTMIFILTFTLVSISGYRVANLLNMAHERVSTIIIGASLCVITSILIFPIWAGEELHKLVISNLEKLAESLDCCVAEFFSDSEDTTTNPKKMLAFKCVLNSKASEETMANFARWEPAHGLFNFQHPWGKYLKISASMRSCACCIEALTSCINQKDQASELLKNQLTNTCQQVSSSTSEILNELALNMKTMRKSSRMDMLIQEKNNAIQELETLMEQLSGLLIIQPNNVKDDQEKPDIRTSSTNVIPLVEIIPTATFASLVIEIATRIEVVVDVVEELSKLAKFKLEDADMMIKQNKAVIKNIIN; this is translated from the exons ATGAATGCCATCAATAGTGCAGAGTGGAGGATCAGGATGGCTGGTGGCTCGTTCGAAAATTTGGCACCAGAATCAAGCCTAGTCACAAGAATGTATCTTTCATTCGAACGATTCTTGAAAAATTTGATCTTGATAGTCAGGAGATTCTTGGAGAAATCATGGAACATAGGAAAGAATGAACCAAGGAAGGTGATCCATTGTCTTAAAGTTGGAATAGCTCTAAGCGTTGTATCGTTGTTTTATTATATGAGACCTTTGTATAATGGTGTTGGAGGAACTGCAATGTGGGCTGTTATGACTGTTGTTGTGGTTTTTGAGTACACTGTGG GAGCAACACTATACAAATGCTTAAACAGAGCTACTGGTACTTTTTGTGCTGGATTTCTTGCTATAGGGATCCATTGGATTGCTAATCAATCAGGCAAAAGATTTGAGCCTATAATTATGGGAGTTTCTATTTTCATATTAG CCTCAGCAGCAACTTTCACAAGGTTCATTCCTGCAGTGAAAGCGCGGTTTGATTATGGCACTATGATCTTCATCCTGACTTTCACATTGGTTTCAATATCTGGATATCGAGTTGCAAATTTGTTGAACATGGCTCACGAGAGAGTATCAACGATCATCATCGGTGCTTCCTTGTGTGTTATTACAAGCATTCTCATATTTCCCATATGGGCTGGTGAAGAGCTCCATAAACTTGTCATTAGTAACTTGGAAAAGCTAGCAGAGTCCTTAGATT GTTGTGTAGCTGAATTTTTTAGTGACAGTGAAGACACAACaacaaatcctaagaaaatGCTAGCTTTCAAGTGTGTGTTGAATTCAAAGGCCTCTGAAGAGACAATG GCTAACTTTGCTAGATGGGAGCCTGCTCATGGACTTTTCAACTTTCAACATCCATGGGGAAAATACCTTAAGATCAGCGCGTCAATGCGCAGTTGTGCCTGTTGCATTGAGGCACTAACTAGCTGCATTAATCAAAAAGATCAG GCTTCTGAGTTGTTAAAGAATCAGCTTACTAACACTTGCCAACAAGTAAGTTCAAGTACAAGTGAGATACTGAATGAGTTGGCTTTAAACATGAAAACAATGAGAAAATCCTCCAGGATGGATATGTTAATACAAGAAAAGAATAATGCGATTCAAGAACTAGAAACTCTTATGGAACAACTTTCAGGATTACTTATTATTCAGCCAAATAATGTAAAGGATGATCAAGAAAAGCCAGATATAAGAACAAGTAGTACTAATGTTATCCCTCTGGTTGAAATCATACCAACTGCAACATTTGCTTCGTTAGTGATTGAAATTGCCACGAGGATCGAAGtggttgttgatgttgttgaagaATTATCAAAACTGGCAAAATTcaaacttgaggatgctgataTGATGATCAAACAGAACAAAGCAGTCATCAAGAATATCATAAACTAG